TGATTTTCTGAGCAATCTCCTCCACATCGCTCTCTGTGAGTTCGCTCTCATTAGTGAGTTCTTCCATCACTTCTAGGGTCTCAATCTTCTCTTGGATGGCCTGCCGCGTGACCTCACTCCAGTTGATTTCCGGATGCTTTTCCATGCGCTCTTTGAGGTCGTTATCCACGTTGACGGTAATGCTCGGCATACAGAAATCTATGAGCACACAGATTACTGTACTTTTCGGTGTATCTCAAATCCCTCCAATTCGAACGCCCCACGCCTCGGAGTTGATTCGTTCGACAGTCAATCCGGATCCTGCAGCGCCCACTTAGCCTCATGTTGCTCCGGATACGCAAGATGGCGTAGGAGTTTTTTTGAAATTTTGGGTGGAAAGGGGTAGAGTTTCAGGTTCGCAGTCTGGTCGGCATGACCAGACCGCTGGCGGGGTCGTCCGAAAATCAAAGATTTTCGTGATGACGAGACTCTTCGATTCTCGAACCACCAAGCCGCCGTCTCCGATCCCGGCATGTGATTCAGCGGTACCGGGCTGATCGGAATCCACAACCAGCGGCCCGAAGGGATGCAAGAGCGTAGCGAGCCGTTCCTCGACACAGATCGACTGACGGTCCAGCTGGTCAGCAACGAAGATATCTTCTTGTTCAAGACGATCGCAGGCCGCGACGACGACATCGAGGACATGAATATGCTCGTGCAAACCGGCCTCGATTACCTATCTCGATGTGGTATCTTCGAGCGAGATCCGGTCATCAGTAACATCGTCAAACGACTTATCGGATGAGATGATCGGATCACCGTTAGCGTAGGCGACGTGATAGGCATCAAAGGCGGTGAGACCATGCTGCTCCATGTAGTCTGCTGCCTGAAACAAAACTCTTTCATCTTCGGGCACAGACGCGATTTCGAGGGCATAGCTGAGCGCCTCCACCCTATCGAATTCGAATCGATCTGAGATCATCAGCAACTCCAGCAGTGTCCTTCGCGAGGTGTAAATCTCGCCGGCGTTTTCCCTTGCGATCGTCTCTGCTCGTTCTTGGAGCCAGTCGTCGTCCTTTACGAGTGCGATGAAAAAATCCGTGTCAGCGTAGATCATCAATGCTCCGGCTCAGCAACTTCCTCGATGGCATCCTTACGAGCAGCGTTGCGTGCTTCTTGTTTAATCTCCGCGATAGATTTTCCTTCGAAGGCATCGCCAACGGCGTCACGGAGTCCTTCTATTGGATCTTCTTTCAGGGGGATCAACTCAACCCGATCGTTGAGTTCGACGATGCGATAGCGATCTCCGTACTTTTCGCGGATCTCGTGTGGTATGACGATTCGTCCACGACCGTCAGCCTCGGCTGTTTTGCTCATGATGCTATTATCTAATTTGGGAGGATATAAAAACCTTCCCACGTATCAGTTTTAGTTCCCCAGAGTTCATGTCTGTCAACAACTCGATCCGGTTTCGTCCCGGATTTCTCGACGATCAGGTCCTGATGTTCTCGATTTCCGGATGGGAACGAGTAAGATGGACAAAGATACGGCGGACGAGTTCGGGACTAGCCTTCGGGACCGCGGCGCAACCGTCGAAGACCACAGCATCACCGCGCCGCTGAGTGCGTACACCAATCAGGTCAAGGAATCGACCGCCATCCCGACGATGTCAGTTCTTCCAGAGGCTGAGCAGGTCGTGATCGGTGAAGACGACGAGATGATTCTCGTTGCCACTGACGAACCCACACCAGAGGTTCTGGACCACTGTCTTGAAACGATCGAGGACTACATCGAGACTGTCAAGAACCACGGACATATCCAGTCGGAGACCGCAGTGATGGCGCAGATGTACGAGGCGTTCCTCTACAGGTTCTGGGGCCCCGTTCGCCAACCAGTACGCGGAGGCGATGTCGTCGCCATCGCGGACGCTTGAAAACGTCTTGCAGCACCTCTACATCGAAGGCAAAAGCGACGCCAGGAAGGACAAGCTCACCGAGTACATCCTTCGACTCATCTCTGACAACACCGTTATCTCAGGGATAGACGCAGACGAGGTCGGGGTTAAAGAGGTACGCGGTATCCGCGAGTGGGACACGTGCTTCCCGTACGCCATCATCGATGCAGAGAAGGAGAAGATTCAGCGGTGGAGCCCAATTCGGAACTACTGGGGCGACTGGACACCGACCAGCGTCGATCAGCCATGCTTGATCTTCACAACGAACGACGCGCTTCCGAAGTCGGAGTTCCGAAATCGGATGAAGATTCTGAGTATGGACGTTTCGTTCCCGTCTAACCCGGAGGATCCGGGGTTCCGCGAGGCACAAGAAGATCTCGCGGAGGTGCTGGAACGGCAAAACCCGATCTTCAGTTACATCGCTCGTCGGATGCTCACCGAACAGCCATGGACTGACGGCAATGGTACGGTAGAGGACGTTCGCCGTATCTTCCGAAAATTCTACGAGGAAGCCGACCGACTCCAGCCAGAATACTTCCCCGCTGAGGAACCGGCAGAGAAAACATACGACACGGGACGGATCAAGTGGCAGCGAGACATTCGGGGCGGTCGTGTCACGTTCAAGTCTGAACCAGATGCCATCACAGCTGAATTCGACCGCGAAGAGTACGAGGTGTACGACTACGAAAAACGTTTGCCCAAGCGGTTCATGTCTGAGAGGTCCTCCACAAGTGTCTACATCGGCGCACCAGAGGAATTCGCCGAGTGGATCGGATACTCCGTTGACGAGTTACTAAATGGTGCTACTGAGACGAACACTGATGTCTCCCAGCAGAATAGAGGATCGAGAGACGGCGAGGCTAAGGCTGAATCAACCGGCTTCCTCACACGATTGCTTGGCAGGTGACCGATCCTATAGTTACCGGTATAATTGCGGTTGTGACGCGAAGGTACCAATCGTGAGCTGACCACAGTTCCTCGATGGCTTCGTCGATACAGTAAACACAATGCATTCAGCGAGTGAATTCATGAATCATCGACCGACATTCTCTCTTGGTGAAGTACCTCGGGGGCAAGCCCCGAGGCTTCCGTGTTTGGGTCTGCACCGCACTGCACCGGCAACGGAATTCAATTCCTCCCGACCTTCCCTGACGGGTCGGCTGGAATTCACACCCGAACACTCGATATGTCCGTGGGAGTCGGCGGCTCCACCACCACCCGACAACTCCCGTCTCACGCCCAATGGACGGTGTTGAGAGGCGTCGCAGTTCCAATCCAACGACCAGCGAAGGAATTGAGGTCTTCCACTCCATACTTTGAGAGGTCGTTTTCTGGCCGTTGTCTGTGTATTACCACTCGAAATACGTAAATTTGTGTAAGATCGTGACGGCATTCATCCTCGGGGTCAAGTGGTTCGAGACGCAAAGCGTCTCGTCATCATGGAAATCTCCGATTTCCAAACAACCCCGAGGCACTCTGCCTAATTCTCTGGTAGATTTCTCGAATCTAGCAGTCGAGAGGCTACTTCCTGGATTATCCATTTGCCCCGTGCTATGCATTCTTTTCAGTGACTGTTTGGCAGAGTGTTAATCTGCTGTTAGCGTATTATATGCCTCATCAACTGCGGTCCGTCCGAACCCGATTTTTGTGTTGTTTTGACTTGGTTCTTCGACATCGGGGTCCTCAATTCCTGCTCCTGTCTCAAAGAGACTGCTTTTGACCTCTTCCCGGTCCAGATTTCTTGAGAGATTAAATGTGATGGAAAATGTGCTTGACCGCTGACCTGTGTTTGTAACAAGCACTGAAACGTCAAACTCTTGTTCGGTGGTGATGGTCGCGGTGGATCCTTGCCCGTCGATATCTAAGTTTGAAAGGAGAGCTGTCGCTTCCCCTGTGTCAACTTCAACATCGGCAACAATCTTAATTTCGCCCTCTACCAGCAGCTCATCTTGGTTAGCATTGACTGTTTCTGCGTTTGTGATAGAACTACCAGCGCCGGTATCAATGAGCAGGCCAACGTCAATACACTGGCCTAACTCAAGTTCGACAGGCTCAAACTGATCAACACCTGCAGCCTCGGTAATAGATGTGATGCCAGTGTCATCTGTGCTTGTTCCCGATCCAGCATAGAAAACAACTTCACTATCGCCAGTATCGAGATTAGTAGCATCAATGAATAAGGCAGTACCTTCTTTGCCTTGATTGCATACGTTGATCAGGCTATCAAAGAACGTTAACGAGTTTGAATTGACTCCCTCCCCACTGTTTGGATTCTCATCGATATCGATTTCAATATGTCCGTTGTCATCTTTCTCTACATAATTATCTCCATTTGGTGAGTCGCCCGGTGAGAGCCCAAGATACGCGTTCTCATCGTCTACGACCTGAACGTTTGCTACTCTGTGTGATTCAACTTGTGTGAATGCTCCAGAACCAACAATTGTAGCTCCACCAATAGTTGCACTGCCTGTACCTATCAAGAACTTGCGCCGTTTCATAATTATGGGTTTTTTATTCTGGAAACTCTCCCTCAGAGATCCATACCAGTATAAAATACTTAGTACCACTTCTGTAATTGCTGATTATAAGCGGATAACCAGTCCATACTGTGCGTTTCTCCTACTGACGGGGAGATCAATGTTGAGACAACCAGCGCTTAATTAAGTGGACAAAGTGTCTATCTGATCAACGATGAGCAAAGAAGGCGAACGTTCTTCGATTGGTGTCTCAGTCGAGCGAAAGCTTCCTGACCCCATAGAAACCCAAGTCACCGAGCGGATGCGTTTGCAAGTACATACGGAGCCAGATTCACAGGATGCTGCAATTGCAGCCATTCAGAATGCTGGGGGAAAAGTGCTGGCTAGTTACGACACGCTGGTAATAGCAGACGTACCTGTAGCCAACATCAGAGAGATGGCGGGGTCAGATGCGATCCGGCTGGTAAACGAGTTTGTTTCTCCGGAACCACACGGTAATCCAAAGCCTAATATTAGGCATACAGATGTCGATCTCAAAATACAGGAAAGCAGCATACCAGAAAGAAATAATCTTCCCCAAACCGAAGGACGAGAAATTATCGGTGCAGATGTGCTTCAGGAACAAGGGATAACTGGGGCAGGAACGACAGTAGCAGTGCTTGATGTTGCTCCATTTAATGTTGACAATGAACAGTATTCTGAACAAGTCATCGCAACGATCGGGGCTGAAGAGGGGGACTCTCTTTTTGATTTTGCTTATCGACAACCTGGCGGACATGGAGACGCCTGTGCGGATATTCTTTCGGTGATTGCTCCCGATGCAGAGCTTATTCTTGTAGACCACAGGCTCCTAGATGGTGGAGTGATAGAAGCCTTGGATATCCTCGAAACTGAGTTCCCCGAGGTGGATGTAGTGAGCTATTCAGTTGGTTTTCTTCCAGATTTTCGCATTGATGGACTGGATCCAATTAGTCTTCGAATAGCTGAGTTCACAGAGAACACAAATGCCGTTTTCGTCAATTCTGCTGGCAACTCCGCTGCAGTAGAAGAGGCATTCTTGTTCGATCCCGAGTTGGGTCCGATTTCACTACCACAGGAGAATGGTGACGCATATGACTCAAAAGGGGATGCTGTGTTCAATGAAAATAATCTTCTGGAATTTGATGCTAATTTTACGGAGAACTTGGATTTCCCTACACGACTACCAGTCGAGACGTTTGCTGACGTGACATCAACCGCAGCTAATGGGTCAACAAGTAATATCGGCTGGATAATTGTTCACTGGGACGCGGAACCGGAAATTGACGATCAGGTATATGAAGCACGGGTATATCAAACTCCAGAAGCAGATAACCCAGTTGAGACTTCCCGAACTGCCAATCCCTGGGAAACAATTGTTGTCAGATCCGAGTGGTTCGAAGGTGAAACAACAGTCACCATGGATGTTGAGGAAGATACATGGGTCGTCAAGGAGGTTGTCGGAGAGGCAGATATTGCGCCAACAAATGAGCCCAATCCCAGGTTGAGTTTTCCAGACGGGCAGCGGATTACAATCAGAAACGAGGCGTGGGATGAACATCCACTTGAATTTCAGGATAGAAACGGAGAAACACTACTGAGTCAAGAAACGGAAGGTAGGCTCGAAACTGTTGATCTCATTGACTGGCAGCAAGACAATGAAGAGGTAGCGTTCACCATTACCAGTGACCTCTCAGCTGAGCTTGCTAGTTATGTCTCCACCAAGGACGAAGGAAGAATAGCCGGATCTGCAGAGTCTGCACAAGCACTTCCCATATATGTCGAAGTTGAAGAAATCGATGCTGATGAGAATCACCATTTCGATGTCTGGGGGCAGTTCGATAATGTCAATATTCCGACCCCATTTGCGACTGATGAGCGAACTGTAGGAATTCCGGCCCTGAGCCAGGACTCAAGTCTGCTATCAGTTGGTGCTGTTCAGGCGGTTGACTTAGGTGATGCTGAAGGACAGGCAAACACGGCTTTTAACCTGACAAGCGGCGAGTTGAAAAGCTATTCTTCACAGGGCCCCACACAAGATGGCCGACGTGGTATCGATCTAGCTGGCCCTTCAAATGTATCAACAAACGCACGTGGTGCTGTAGACAAAATCCCGCTTGGGGCTTTAGCCTTTAACGGGACTTCGGCTGCTGCCCCACACATTGCTGGGGCTGCTTCATTGCTATATCAGGCTGCCTCTGAGACACTCTTCACCCAGGAGACGGAAAGTGAGCTACTTTCTCCCGGTGAAGCTGATGAGGTAACTGCCACAGTTGGTGCAGAGGTAATAACAAGTCCAGGTGAGTATGTGATCAATGTAATCACTAACGACGATGAGATCCAGGGCCATTTGACAGTTAACGAGTAATAGCCTACAATTAACTCTTGTCTCAAAACAAATACGACGAGAGAGTAGATAGCTACTCTCAATAGGTATTTTGCTGACTCAAATCTAGACGAATAAGAAAAACATGGCAGCAAGTAAGATTAGTGTCACTGCCGCAACCCCTGTTTTGTTGATGCTGAGTTTCTCAACGATGCCTTTCTCTGCAACTTCGTTCT
This portion of the Salinarchaeum sp. IM2453 genome encodes:
- a CDS encoding PIN domain-containing protein, translating into MIYADTDFFIALVKDDDWLQERAETIARENAGEIYTSRRTLLELLMISDRFEFDRVEALSYALEIASVPEDERVLFQAADYMEQHGLTAFDAYHVAYANGDPIISSDKSFDDVTDDRISLEDTTSR
- a CDS encoding AbrB/MazE/SpoVT family DNA-binding domain-containing protein — its product is MSKTAEADGRGRIVIPHEIREKYGDRYRIVELNDRVELIPLKEDPIEGLRDAVGDAFEGKSIAEIKQEARNAARKDAIEEVAEPEH
- a CDS encoding DUF1102 domain-containing protein translates to MKRRKFLIGTGSATIGGATIVGSGAFTQVESHRVANVQVVDDENAYLGLSPGDSPNGDNYVEKDDNGHIEIDIDENPNSGEGVNSNSLTFFDSLINVCNQGKEGTALFIDATNLDTGDSEVVFYAGSGTSTDDTGITSITEAAGVDQFEPVELELGQCIDVGLLIDTGAGSSITNAETVNANQDELLVEGEIKIVADVEVDTGEATALLSNLDIDGQGSTATITTEQEFDVSVLVTNTGQRSSTFSITFNLSRNLDREEVKSSLFETGAGIEDPDVEEPSQNNTKIGFGRTAVDEAYNTLTAD
- a CDS encoding S8 family serine peptidase, with translation MSKEGERSSIGVSVERKLPDPIETQVTERMRLQVHTEPDSQDAAIAAIQNAGGKVLASYDTLVIADVPVANIREMAGSDAIRLVNEFVSPEPHGNPKPNIRHTDVDLKIQESSIPERNNLPQTEGREIIGADVLQEQGITGAGTTVAVLDVAPFNVDNEQYSEQVIATIGAEEGDSLFDFAYRQPGGHGDACADILSVIAPDAELILVDHRLLDGGVIEALDILETEFPEVDVVSYSVGFLPDFRIDGLDPISLRIAEFTENTNAVFVNSAGNSAAVEEAFLFDPELGPISLPQENGDAYDSKGDAVFNENNLLEFDANFTENLDFPTRLPVETFADVTSTAANGSTSNIGWIIVHWDAEPEIDDQVYEARVYQTPEADNPVETSRTANPWETIVVRSEWFEGETTVTMDVEEDTWVVKEVVGEADIAPTNEPNPRLSFPDGQRITIRNEAWDEHPLEFQDRNGETLLSQETEGRLETVDLIDWQQDNEEVAFTITSDLSAELASYVSTKDEGRIAGSAESAQALPIYVEVEEIDADENHHFDVWGQFDNVNIPTPFATDERTVGIPALSQDSSLLSVGAVQAVDLGDAEGQANTAFNLTSGELKSYSSQGPTQDGRRGIDLAGPSNVSTNARGAVDKIPLGALAFNGTSAAAPHIAGAASLLYQAASETLFTQETESELLSPGEADEVTATVGAEVITSPGEYVINVITNDDEIQGHLTVNE